TGGCCATGTCGGTACCCGCGTTGCCAATATCGATCTGACCGCAGGCGATGTCATGGGCGCGGCCATCGAGCGACAGGCTCTTGGTCAGGCCCGTGATGGCATGCTTGGTGGCGGTGTAGGGCACCGTGTTCGGGCGCGGCGCGTGGGCCGAGATCGAACCATTGTTGATGATGCGGCCGCCACGCGGGTCCTGCGCCCGCATCATCGCGAAGGCGCCGCGCGCGCACAGGAAGGCGCCGGTCAGGTTGGTATCCAGCACGGCCTTCCACTGTTCGAACGACAGTTCATCGATGGAAATCGCCGGGGCGTTGACGCCGGCGTTGTTGAACAGTACGTCAAGGCGGCCGAAGCGCTCGCTCACTTTCGCATAAAGGGCATCCACCGACGCCGGGTTGCTGACGTCGCACTGCACGGCCAGGGCCGTCTGACCCGCCGCCGTGGCCTGGTCGGCCAGCGCTTGCAGCGTTTCGGCGGTGCGGCCCGCCAGCACCACCTGATAGCCGTCGGCCAGCATGGCCTGCGCCACCGCCTTGCCGATGCCGCGCGCGGCGCCCGTGACCAGTGCGACCTTTGCCTGTTTTGTCATGCTCGGTGTCTCCATTCCGATGGTGTTAAAGGGGTCAAGCCATTGCTGAGCGATGGTCATCGTACAACATGCGGCGGGCCGCCAACGCATTTCATGCGAGGATTTTCATGGCCTGCCGGAGGTGCAGTTCTAAAGATATAACAACAATGCATTTGGGCACGCAGGGCGGTTGTCGTACGATACGACGCTGACTGGGCGAGTGCTGGGAGGTGCTCGCCTTCCTTTTCCAGCGCCCTCGAACAAATACAAATGTCAGTCGATCTCGCCCTGTCGCCCGCCGGTGCGCAGGCTACCGCCCAGACGGCCGCGCCGTCCAAGGCCGTTATCCGTTCCGCCGCCGATGTGGCGCGACTCGTCAACGATGGCGGCGCCGCCGTCAGCAACGCCCGTATCGTGGTAGCCATCGCGCTGGGCGGCATCTTCCTGGACGCCTATGACCTGGGCGCCCTGGCCTTCGGCCTGAAAGACGTTACAAAGGAATTCGGCCTCACGCCGGCCGGCACCGGCATGGTGGCGTCGGCCATCACGTTCGGTGCGATTGTCGGCGCCTTCCTGGGCGGCTACTTCACCGACCGCATCGGCCGCTACCGCGTGTTCATGGCCGACATGCTCTGCTTCGTGATCGCCGCCATTGCCTGCGCGCTGGCACCGAACGAGTACGTGCTGGCCGGTGCCCGCTTCGTGATGGGTCTGGGCGTCGGCATCGACCTGCCCGTGGCCATGGCCTTCCTGGCCGAGTTCTCCAAGCTCAAGGGGCACGGCAACAAGGCCGCGCGGGTGGCGATGTGGTGCCCCACCTGGTATGCGGCTATCTGCGTCTCGTACCTGCTGGTGCTGGGCTGCTACTCGATCCTGCCGGAGTCGCACAGCGGCCTGCTGTGGCGCATCATCCTGGGCTTTGGCGCCGTGCCGGCCCTGATCATCATCGCCGTGCGCAGCCGCTACATGAGCGAATCGCCGGTGTGGGCCGCCAACCAGGGCGACCTCGAAGGCGCCGCCAAGATCCTGCGCACGTCGTACGGCATCGACGCCGTGGTGGCCCCCGATGCCGTGGTCGAGCCGCCCAAGCGCCCGGCGTCGTGGCGCAACTACGGCCTGCTGCTCAAGGGCGTCTACGCGCGCCGCACGGCACTGGCCACGATCATGTCGATCGCCTCGTCGTTTGCCTATAACGCGGTGGCCTTCGGCTTGCCGGTGATTATCGCCAGCTTCCTGGCGCAGACCATGCTGACCACCATCCTGGTGTCGCTGGCGCTGAACCTGCTGTTCGCGTTCGTCGGCGGCCTGATCGGCGTGCACCTGGTGCCGAAGACCGGCGCGTGGAAACTGACCGTCACCGGCTACGCGTTCCAGCTGGCCGCGCTGGTGGGCCTGGCGCTGGTGGGCAAACCCGCCGGCGGCGTGCAGGTGGCCATCGCCATCTCGTTCCTGGCGCTGTTCCTGCTGGGCCAGGGCTTTGGCCCCGGTGCGCACACCATGACCTATGCGTCGCTGAGCTATCCCACGTCGCTGCGCGGGGTGGGCGTGGGCTTCAACCAGACGCTGATGCGCGCCAGCTCCACCGCATCGCTGTTCCTGTTCCCGGTGCTTGCCGCCGCGCTGGCGACCAAGGTGTTCTGGGTCATCGCCCTGGCGCCGCTGGCCGGCCTGCTGGCCCTGCTGGCCATCCGCTGGGAACCGGCGAACTACGACGTCGACGCCGAGGACTTCCAGTCCTGAGGCGGTCGGCCGGCCCCACAACGGCGGCCGGCTGACGTATCCCCTAGCGGGCGGCGGCCTCGACGGCCTCGGCCCGCTCCGCCACGATGCGCAGGCGGTCGAAATTCACGTTCGCGCCCGATGTGATCGCCACCAGCGCCTGCCGCGCGCCTTGCGGCAGGCGGCCCGCATACTGCTTCAGCCCCGCCACGGCCAGCGCGCCAGCCGGCTCCACCAGGCTGCGGGTGTCCTGGAAGATATCCTTGATGGCCGCGCACAGGGTGTCGGTATCCACGGTCAGCACGCCATCGAGCAGATGCCGGCAGAGCCGGAAGGTCTCCTCGCCCACGCGCTTGACGGCCGTGCCATCGGAAAACAGCCCCACCGAATCCAGCGTCACCCGCGCGCCGGCGGCCAGCGAGCGCGCCATCGCGCACGAATCCTCCGTCTGCACGCCGATGACCTGCACTTCCGGCCGCACCGCCTTGATATAGGCCGCCACGCCGGCCGCCAGGCTGCCGCCGCCGATGGGCACGAACACGGCATCCAGCGCGCCGCGATGCTGGCGCAGGATCTCCATGCCCACCGTGCCCTGCCCGGCGATCACATCGGGATCGTCGAAGGCCGGGATGAAAGTCAGCGCCTGCTCGCGCTGCATGGCCATCGCATGGTCGTAGGCGTCCGAATACGACTCCCCGGCCTGCACCACCTGCACCATGTCGCCGCCGTGGGCGCGTACGGCGTCCACCTTGACCTCGGGTGCGGTCTGGGGCACCACGATTACCGCCCGTACCCGAGCCGCGCCGCCGACAGCGCCACGCCCTGGGCATGGTTGCCAGCCGACGCCGTGATCACGCCCCGGACCAGCACATCGGCGGGCAGGTTGGCCATCTTGTTGTAGGCGCCGCGCACCTTGAACGAGAAAACGGGCTGGTGATCCTCGCGCTTGAGCCAGACCTGATGACCCAGCCGCGCCGACAGCGCCGGCGCCAGGTCGAGCGGCGTTTCGCGCGCCACGTCGTAGACGCGGGCGGTGAGGATGCGTCTCAGGTAGTCATCTGCATCGATCGCATCGGCATCTGCGCGCAGAAATACCGAAGAAGCTACGGAAGAGCCGCCGTCGGCGGCGAACCGGGGTGTGGCGGGACGGCGGTGGCGGTGGATTGCGGCATGGAACGCTCCTGTCTGAAATCGGGGGGTTCCCCAGGAGGCGGCCACAAAAAACCCGCCTCGTTGGGCGGGTTGTTTTGTCTGTTACGGACGCGCGCTAACCCACCATTCGAGGAATGGTGCGAATAATCGCGATGGTGGTCAGGCCGAAACAGGTCATGGCGTCGAGTGTCACGGATTTATGCATATTGTGTCAATCCCGTTGCTGTTTGGCCGCGCGCCAGCCCCGGCCGCCTGTTGCAGCGGCGCCGATTCCCGCAATCCGTTTCCCCATGCGGTGTTCAGGCGGACGCAACCTCGTATTAGAATCGCCGTTGTCGTCACGTCGGACCCCGTTGAAGCCAGACGTCATGTGCCGGGTTGGGTATCCAGCCCGGACTGGTTTTCTCCCACGGCGGCCGGCGCTTCAGTTTCATAAAATCCATCCGATATCTGTCCTGCGTCCACGGGACTTCGGGCATAACAGATACATGACCGCGCTTGCATACGATGTCGCCCTG
This region of Cupriavidus sp. EM10 genomic DNA includes:
- a CDS encoding SDR family oxidoreductase translates to MTKQAKVALVTGAARGIGKAVAQAMLADGYQVVLAGRTAETLQALADQATAAGQTALAVQCDVSNPASVDALYAKVSERFGRLDVLFNNAGVNAPAISIDELSFEQWKAVLDTNLTGAFLCARGAFAMMRAQDPRGGRIINNGSISAHAPRPNTVPYTATKHAITGLTKSLSLDGRAHDIACGQIDIGNAGTDMANRMARGVPQANGEIRPEPLMDVAHIASSVLYMANLPLEANVQFMTVMATKMPFVGRG
- a CDS encoding MFS transporter, encoding MSVDLALSPAGAQATAQTAAPSKAVIRSAADVARLVNDGGAAVSNARIVVAIALGGIFLDAYDLGALAFGLKDVTKEFGLTPAGTGMVASAITFGAIVGAFLGGYFTDRIGRYRVFMADMLCFVIAAIACALAPNEYVLAGARFVMGLGVGIDLPVAMAFLAEFSKLKGHGNKAARVAMWCPTWYAAICVSYLLVLGCYSILPESHSGLLWRIILGFGAVPALIIIAVRSRYMSESPVWAANQGDLEGAAKILRTSYGIDAVVAPDAVVEPPKRPASWRNYGLLLKGVYARRTALATIMSIASSFAYNAVAFGLPVIIASFLAQTMLTTILVSLALNLLFAFVGGLIGVHLVPKTGAWKLTVTGYAFQLAALVGLALVGKPAGGVQVAIAISFLALFLLGQGFGPGAHTMTYASLSYPTSLRGVGVGFNQTLMRASSTASLFLFPVLAAALATKVFWVIALAPLAGLLALLAIRWEPANYDVDAEDFQS